One Propionispora vibrioides DNA window includes the following coding sequences:
- a CDS encoding FadR/GntR family transcriptional regulator, which translates to MKYDREPDLSIMLSPRPSQSSVDYVISSIKELLLTKKMVPGDKLPAEMELAKLLSVSRGSIREAMKILAAFGIIEIKRGDGTYVSSDIEGKVLFDPLLFSFILSQPEFEELKELRMLLEKDVIRLAIKNAGEEDIRELRQCYESMEILKNGQEKDYDRLLNFDLEFHHILGKITKNRLLEKIYRFVMEYFSPYIAQSMRNHTYFSLESKETHRKLLDAVERRDFVSAEEAVENSVEVWETLIFKSGGETR; encoded by the coding sequence ATGCTGTCCCCCCGGCCAAGCCAGTCTTCGGTCGACTATGTAATCAGCAGCATTAAGGAACTCTTGTTAACAAAAAAAATGGTGCCCGGTGATAAGCTTCCGGCTGAAATGGAACTGGCCAAATTATTGTCGGTCAGCCGGGGCTCCATCCGGGAGGCTATGAAAATTTTGGCGGCCTTTGGGATTATTGAGATAAAACGGGGCGATGGGACGTATGTCTCGTCGGACATTGAGGGGAAGGTGCTGTTTGATCCGCTCTTGTTCAGCTTCATTTTGTCACAGCCGGAGTTCGAGGAGCTTAAGGAGTTAAGAATGCTGCTGGAAAAGGATGTTATCCGTCTGGCCATTAAAAACGCCGGTGAAGAAGATATCCGGGAACTGCGGCAGTGTTATGAATCGATGGAAATACTGAAAAACGGCCAAGAGAAAGATTATGACAGACTATTAAATTTTGATTTGGAGTTTCATCATATTTTGGGCAAAATCACTAAAAACCGGTTGCTGGAAAAAATATACCGGTTTGTTATGGAGTATTTTAGTCCGTACATTGCGCAGAGCATGCGTAACCATACCTATTTTAGCCTGGAATCCAAAGAGACACACCGGAAATTGCTTGATGCCGTGGAACGGCGTGATTTTGTGTCAGCGGAGGAAGCGGTGGAAAACTCCGTGGAAGTTTGGGAAACGCTGATTTTCAAGTCCGGTGGGGAAACCAGGTAA